A single genomic interval of Haloterrigena salifodinae harbors:
- a CDS encoding winged helix-turn-helix transcriptional regulator: MSETRRQIRAHVRANVGIHFNELVRESTYAPGQIQYHVRRLIAADELVREELYGQTHYYPPQYDEWERAALALFRRETTREIVLFLIEHGSCRPAAVADELDIARSTLEYHLDNLVECDIVEKEYGERNRVTLSLSRPGQTAPLLSEISPTVPDRLVDRFTRLVDGLLENSVDSE, from the coding sequence ATGAGCGAGACACGACGACAGATCAGGGCACACGTTCGGGCCAACGTCGGAATCCACTTCAACGAACTCGTCCGGGAGTCGACGTACGCGCCGGGACAGATCCAGTATCACGTCCGTCGACTGATCGCCGCCGACGAACTCGTCCGCGAGGAACTCTACGGACAGACCCACTACTACCCCCCGCAGTACGACGAGTGGGAACGCGCCGCGCTGGCGCTGTTCCGCCGCGAGACGACCCGCGAGATCGTCCTCTTCTTGATCGAGCACGGCTCGTGCCGACCGGCCGCGGTCGCGGACGAACTCGACATCGCCCGAAGCACCCTCGAGTACCACCTCGATAACCTGGTCGAGTGCGATATCGTCGAGAAGGAGTATGGAGAACGCAATCGCGTCACGCTCTCGCTGTCCCGACCCGGTCAAACCGCGCCGCTGCTCTCGGAGATCTCGCCGACGGTGCCGGACCGATTGGTCGATCGATTTACGCGGCTCGTCGACGGCCTGCTCGAGAACTCAGTCGATTCCGAGTAG
- a CDS encoding DUF7471 family protein, translating into MEHTSPLDIPWLDPQLAPVLLAVIVLAAVGTTILFCCGLVAYSRRRSPRYLLITAVLGLLVVRSVVGLGTVFGVVPMTVHHLVEHGFDFAIAVLVLYAVYRSGPITDAETNREPPSRSDD; encoded by the coding sequence ATGGAACACACGAGTCCCCTCGACATCCCGTGGCTGGATCCGCAACTGGCGCCGGTGTTGCTGGCCGTGATCGTCCTCGCCGCCGTCGGGACGACGATCCTCTTTTGCTGCGGGCTCGTCGCGTACTCGAGACGGCGCTCGCCCCGGTACCTACTGATTACGGCCGTGCTCGGACTGCTCGTGGTGCGGTCCGTCGTCGGCCTCGGCACCGTGTTCGGCGTGGTCCCGATGACGGTCCACCACCTCGTCGAACACGGGTTCGACTTCGCGATCGCCGTGCTCGTCCTCTATGCGGTCTACCGAAGCGGACCGATAACGGACGCCGAGACGAACCGCGAACCGCCCTCGAGGTCCGACGACTAG
- the msrB gene encoding peptide-methionine (R)-S-oxide reductase MsrB, which translates to MERNTSDQSRDDAEGDLPDSDAEWRDRLSEEEYRILREAGTEPPFSGEYVDHKADGTYACTGCGAELFDDDTKFESGCGWPSFYDVDDDRIETRQDNSHGMRRTEVLCANCGGHLGHVFEDGPDPTGKRYCINSVALEFEDE; encoded by the coding sequence ATGGAACGCAATACGAGCGATCAGTCCCGCGACGACGCCGAGGGCGACCTTCCGGACAGCGATGCCGAGTGGCGCGACCGGCTGAGCGAGGAGGAGTACCGAATCCTGCGCGAGGCCGGCACCGAACCGCCCTTTAGCGGCGAGTACGTCGATCACAAAGCGGACGGGACGTACGCCTGCACCGGCTGCGGCGCCGAACTGTTCGACGACGACACGAAGTTCGAGTCCGGCTGCGGCTGGCCCAGTTTCTACGACGTCGACGACGACCGCATCGAGACACGGCAGGACAACAGTCACGGGATGCGCCGCACCGAGGTCCTGTGTGCCAACTGCGGCGGCCACCTCGGCCACGTCTTCGAGGACGGCCCCGATCCCACCGGCAAGCGCTACTGCATCAACTCGGTGGCACTCGAGTTCGAGGACGAATAA
- a CDS encoding HTH domain-containing protein, whose translation MSHPTTTPTSVELWIRSFAPTSAGPTQERALERLSDLESQAPIESVDVSVWGKEVEINRPERAMRIPQLCRIERRLEAFENWAARTGRRLEPFFRNTRIESSITGESHDVWRLPTIAVAEFDGDELLHVAPCRDGDRTIDVFDRLESLLEDPEAPTAVDGGSGDGLTERSSDPATDYGQSRIDLEPSRSD comes from the coding sequence GTGTCGCACCCAACAACAACACCGACGTCAGTCGAACTGTGGATCCGGTCGTTCGCCCCCACGAGCGCCGGCCCGACGCAGGAGCGTGCCCTCGAGCGGCTCTCCGACCTCGAGTCGCAGGCGCCGATCGAGTCGGTGGACGTGAGCGTCTGGGGAAAGGAAGTCGAGATCAATCGACCCGAGCGAGCGATGCGTATTCCCCAACTCTGTCGGATCGAACGCCGACTCGAAGCCTTCGAGAACTGGGCCGCTCGCACGGGGCGCCGGCTCGAGCCGTTCTTCCGAAACACGCGCATCGAGTCGTCGATCACGGGCGAATCCCACGACGTATGGCGGCTGCCGACGATCGCGGTCGCGGAGTTCGACGGCGACGAACTCCTCCACGTCGCGCCCTGTCGTGACGGCGATCGAACGATCGACGTCTTCGACCGTCTCGAGTCGCTCCTCGAGGACCCGGAGGCGCCGACGGCCGTCGACGGGGGGTCGGGCGACGGATTGACCGAGCGCTCGTCGGATCCAGCGACCGACTACGGGCAGAGTCGCATCGACCTGGAACCGTCTCGCTCCGACTAA